In the Adlercreutzia equolifaciens DSM 19450 genome, one interval contains:
- a CDS encoding fructose-bisphosphatase class III encodes MEASGQAYTEALSELYPTRADVAAEIAELEGRLALPRSTELFASDIHGEYNAFSHVLRGGSGAVRALVEDVFGSTLNDDEKAALLALACYPAEHCAYALEHVEDADAWLDEAAARLAKIARRAAGDRTIDEVRALLPDDLAIAEELVAGRSTPARQPYREAIIESLVASGEGPALLETLGTLIQHLVVDQLHLIGDVYDRGPAPQLIMDELLSCPNVDVQWGNHDILWMGAAAGSPGSVANVVRICARYGNLSILEDAYGINLRPLATFAADAYANDPCTAFALKGNPGLSEAETRLTEKIQKAMAVIQFKVEAALIAENPSFGLDDRNLLHLIDRERGTVMVDGVEYELLDTTFPTVDWDDPYRLTEDEAAVIEQLCAAFTGSERLQRHMRFFLDRGSLYKIENGNLMLHACVPLAADGSLLEVTLFGETYRGRALYDMVDASVRAAFSATDEAERKRGLDMLWYLWLGPGSPLFAKSKMATFELYLIADKAARKEVKNPFYSLLDDEAVVDGIFRDFGMDPATSRIICGHVPVKVKDGEDPVKANGRVLCIDGGFSAAYQKTTGLAGFTLVSNAEGLFLDANEPLASRAAAVEGTADIRAERRVLAAYDTPRTVADTDEGARIRERIALLRTLL; translated from the coding sequence ATGGAAGCAAGCGGGCAGGCGTACACGGAGGCACTTTCCGAGCTGTACCCGACACGAGCCGACGTGGCGGCGGAAATCGCGGAGCTGGAGGGGCGCCTTGCGCTGCCGCGCTCAACCGAGCTGTTCGCCTCGGACATCCATGGCGAGTACAACGCCTTCTCCCATGTGCTGCGCGGTGGATCAGGCGCGGTGCGCGCGCTCGTCGAGGACGTTTTCGGCAGCACGCTGAACGACGACGAGAAAGCCGCGCTGCTCGCACTCGCCTGCTATCCGGCCGAACATTGCGCCTACGCCTTGGAGCACGTCGAAGATGCCGACGCATGGCTTGACGAAGCCGCCGCGCGCCTGGCCAAAATCGCCCGTCGGGCCGCCGGCGACCGCACCATCGACGAGGTGCGCGCGCTTCTGCCTGACGACCTCGCCATCGCCGAGGAACTCGTCGCCGGGCGCAGCACGCCGGCCCGGCAGCCCTATCGCGAGGCGATCATCGAAAGTCTCGTCGCCTCCGGCGAGGGCCCGGCCCTCCTGGAGACCCTGGGCACGCTCATCCAGCACCTCGTCGTCGACCAGCTCCACCTCATCGGCGACGTGTACGACCGCGGGCCGGCGCCCCAGCTCATCATGGACGAGCTCCTTTCCTGCCCCAACGTCGATGTGCAGTGGGGCAACCACGACATCCTGTGGATGGGCGCCGCCGCCGGCAGCCCCGGCAGCGTGGCCAACGTCGTGCGCATCTGCGCCCGCTACGGCAACCTGTCCATTCTGGAGGACGCCTACGGCATCAACCTGCGCCCCTTGGCCACCTTCGCCGCCGACGCCTACGCGAACGACCCCTGCACCGCCTTCGCCCTGAAGGGCAACCCCGGGCTTTCCGAGGCCGAGACGCGCCTCACCGAGAAGATCCAGAAGGCCATGGCCGTCATCCAGTTCAAGGTAGAGGCGGCGCTCATCGCCGAGAACCCCTCGTTCGGCCTGGACGACCGTAACCTTCTGCACCTGATCGACCGCGAACGCGGAACGGTCATGGTGGACGGCGTCGAATACGAGCTTCTGGACACGACCTTCCCCACGGTCGATTGGGACGACCCCTACCGCCTCACCGAGGACGAGGCCGCTGTCATCGAGCAGCTGTGCGCCGCGTTCACTGGCAGCGAGCGCCTGCAGCGCCACATGCGCTTTTTCCTGGATCGGGGCAGCCTGTACAAGATAGAGAACGGCAACCTCATGCTGCACGCCTGCGTGCCCCTGGCCGCCGACGGGTCGCTTCTGGAAGTGACCCTGTTCGGCGAGACCTACCGGGGCCGCGCCCTCTACGACATGGTGGACGCCTCGGTGCGCGCGGCGTTCTCGGCCACCGACGAGGCAGAGCGCAAGCGCGGGCTCGACATGCTGTGGTACCTGTGGCTCGGCCCCGGCTCTCCCCTGTTCGCCAAGAGCAAGATGGCGACCTTCGAGCTGTACCTCATCGCCGACAAAGCGGCCCGCAAAGAGGTGAAGAACCCGTTCTACTCGCTGCTCGATGACGAAGCAGTCGTCGACGGCATCTTCCGCGACTTCGGCATGGACCCGGCCACCTCGCGCATCATCTGCGGGCACGTGCCGGTGAAGGTGAAAGACGGCGAGGATCCCGTGAAGGCGAACGGACGGGTGCTGTGCATCGACGGGGGCTTCTCGGCGGCCTATCAGAAGACGACAGGTCTGGCGGGCTTCACGCTCGTTTCGAACGCCGAGGGGCTGTTCCTCGACGCCAACGAGCCGCTCGCTTCCCGTGCCGCAGCCGTGGAGGGCACCGCCGACATTCGCGCGGAACGTCGGGTGCTCGCCGCCTATGACACGCCGCGCACCGTGGCCGACACCGACGAGGGCGCGCGCATTCGCGAACGCATCGCGCTTTTGCGCACCTTGCTCTAA
- a CDS encoding APC family permease, with the protein MLFCLVSAGAFGIEEIIPSAGPGLTLIILIVLPFVWARPISRLVAEANAILPREGGIYAWAKETFGEFWGFQAGWWTSMDTYISSGAYIAMVGGYTSQLLSLDDAGTFGVKLLVVASFTVINLVGLVEVERISSFFSVLIILVFGMAVVFGLVNWQTNPFDPIFATPEAPMSCLVDSLSIGIWMYCGYECIAAMSGEYEDSSRNVAKGFRIALPLIALSYVLPTLACLAAYPAGSWTQWGIDGGFSSDVLGYGTIFSTVLGHSGVVLFLVIAIMSQCTIYNTYLASGSRSFWVLSEDNLFPRFIRKVDRAGRSPYIGVLTIAISSLIFSQFDFTTIIEMNIIFILARYMFLGFIVLKLRRMYPVQDRPADMFVIGGGKVGVRLYSALAFSIATFALCLNPVGSFFATVAFLASGVVAYIIFKKIYGGLTVENPVAYPQDPRTGLAVGDTRRIGLFALIIAGLFVLNLLINLLFLG; encoded by the coding sequence ATGCTCTTCTGCCTGGTATCGGCCGGTGCCTTCGGCATCGAGGAGATCATTCCCTCCGCAGGTCCCGGCCTCACCCTTATCATTCTCATCGTGCTGCCCTTCGTTTGGGCGCGCCCCATCAGCCGCCTTGTGGCCGAAGCCAACGCCATCCTGCCGCGCGAGGGCGGCATCTACGCCTGGGCCAAGGAGACCTTCGGGGAATTCTGGGGCTTTCAGGCCGGCTGGTGGACCTCTATGGACACCTACATCTCATCGGGCGCCTACATCGCCATGGTCGGCGGCTACACCTCGCAGCTGCTCTCGTTGGACGATGCAGGCACCTTCGGCGTGAAGCTGCTCGTCGTGGCGAGTTTCACCGTTATCAACCTGGTGGGACTCGTGGAAGTTGAGCGCATCAGCTCGTTTTTCTCGGTGCTCATTATCCTCGTGTTCGGCATGGCCGTCGTGTTCGGCCTCGTCAACTGGCAAACCAACCCCTTCGACCCCATCTTCGCCACGCCGGAAGCGCCCATGAGCTGCTTGGTGGACTCGCTTTCCATCGGCATCTGGATGTACTGCGGCTACGAGTGCATCGCCGCCATGTCCGGCGAATACGAGGACTCGTCCCGCAATGTGGCGAAGGGCTTCCGCATCGCGCTGCCGCTCATTGCCTTGTCTTACGTGCTGCCCACCCTTGCCTGCCTTGCGGCTTACCCGGCCGGCTCTTGGACCCAATGGGGCATCGACGGCGGCTTTTCGTCCGACGTACTGGGCTACGGCACGATCTTCTCGACGGTGCTCGGGCACTCCGGCGTCGTGCTGTTCCTCGTTATCGCCATTATGAGCCAGTGCACAATTTACAACACGTATCTGGCAAGCGGGTCGCGCAGCTTCTGGGTGCTCTCGGAGGACAATCTGTTCCCTCGCTTCATCCGCAAAGTCGATCGCGCGGGTCGCAGCCCTTATATCGGCGTGCTCACCATTGCCATCTCATCGCTCATCTTCTCGCAGTTCGATTTCACCACCATCATCGAGATGAATATCATCTTCATCTTGGCGCGCTACATGTTCCTCGGCTTCATCGTCCTGAAGCTGCGGAGAATGTACCCCGTACAGGATCGTCCTGCCGACATGTTCGTTATCGGCGGCGGCAAGGTGGGCGTGCGTCTGTACTCGGCGCTGGCTTTCAGCATCGCCACGTTCGCTCTGTGCCTGAACCCCGTCGGGAGCTTCTTCGCCACCGTGGCGTTCCTCGCCTCGGGCGTGGTGGCCTACATCATCTTCAAGAAGATCTACGGAGGCCTTACCGTGGAGAACCCGGTGGCCTACCCGCAGGATCCGCGCACGGGCCTCGCTGTGGGCGATACGCGCCGCATCGGGCTGTTCGCCCTCATCATTGCCGGCCTGTTTGTGCTGAACCTGCTGATCAACCTGCTGTTTTTAGGGTAG
- a CDS encoding adenine phosphoribosyltransferase, whose protein sequence is MRPYEELIFDIPNYPKPGVVFKDLTPAFADADAFAAMVDDLAAHFADRGITKVVGAEARGFIVGAAVALRLGAGFVPCRKPGKLPRTVLRESYALEYGTDVLEIHADALTSDDVVLIVDDLVATGGTTTAMVRLVRASGARLAGLGFVMELAFLNPRAAIAAETDAEVFSLVAVE, encoded by the coding sequence ATGCGCCCCTACGAGGAACTTATCTTCGACATTCCGAACTACCCGAAGCCCGGGGTCGTGTTCAAAGACCTCACACCGGCCTTCGCCGACGCCGACGCCTTCGCCGCCATGGTAGACGATCTGGCGGCCCATTTCGCCGATCGCGGCATTACCAAGGTGGTGGGCGCCGAGGCCCGCGGGTTCATCGTGGGCGCGGCCGTGGCGCTGCGGCTGGGAGCCGGGTTCGTTCCCTGCCGCAAGCCGGGCAAGCTGCCGCGCACGGTGCTGCGCGAGTCCTATGCGCTGGAATACGGCACCGACGTGCTGGAAATTCACGCCGACGCGCTCACCTCCGACGATGTGGTGCTCATCGTGGACGATCTGGTGGCCACGGGCGGCACCACGACGGCCATGGTGCGACTCGTTCGCGCAAGCGGCGCGCGTCTGGCGGGCCTCGGCTTCGTCATGGAGCTCGCCTTTCTGAACCCCCGCGCTGCCATCGCCGCCGAGACCGACGCCGAGGTGTTCTCGCTGGTCGCCGTCGAGTAG
- a CDS encoding rhodanese-like domain-containing protein, whose amino-acid sequence MGLMDFLKPADINAGVEEFRATPGARLVDVRTPGEYAGGHIPGAVNVPLQQIGAIASEVPDKSTPLFVYCMSGARSQQAVGALKQTGYTDARNIGGIGSWRGDVER is encoded by the coding sequence ATGGGACTGATGGATTTTCTGAAACCGGCCGATATCAACGCCGGCGTGGAGGAGTTCCGCGCGACGCCCGGCGCGCGATTGGTCGACGTGCGCACGCCGGGGGAATACGCGGGCGGCCACATTCCCGGCGCGGTGAACGTGCCGCTGCAGCAGATCGGCGCCATCGCGAGCGAGGTGCCCGACAAGAGCACGCCGCTGTTCGTGTACTGCATGAGCGGGGCGCGCAGCCAGCAGGCGGTCGGCGCCCTCAAGCAGACGGGCTACACCGACGCGCGCAACATCGGCGGCATCGGCAGCTGGCGCGGGGACGTGGAGCGCTAG
- a CDS encoding GIY-YIG nuclease family protein yields the protein MDSQRKRELKEAYRTSRPPMGVLSFRCVPTGESFLLASRNIPGDTNGVTFKLNSDYHPNRHLLELWRRYGEENFQVEVLEELDYRDESDDPADYKEELEQLRDLCLERDESASLLWK from the coding sequence ATGGATAGCCAGCGCAAACGCGAACTGAAGGAAGCGTATCGCACCAGTCGGCCGCCTATGGGCGTGCTGTCGTTTCGCTGCGTGCCCACGGGAGAGAGCTTTCTTCTGGCATCGCGCAACATCCCCGGCGACACCAACGGCGTGACGTTCAAGCTGAACTCGGACTACCACCCCAACCGGCATCTGCTGGAGCTCTGGCGACGCTACGGTGAGGAGAACTTCCAGGTGGAAGTGCTGGAAGAGCTCGACTACCGCGACGAGTCGGACGATCCCGCCGACTACAAGGAGGAGCTGGAGCAGCTGCGCGATTTGTGCCTCGAGCGCGACGAGAGCGCCTCGCTTCTGTGGAAGTAA
- a CDS encoding bifunctional aspartate transaminase/aspartate 4-decarboxylase, with the protein MSTSTPSTSHGAGTVSTAFPASGSASPVATANAADAATDSPAAIEAGIKANDDRTFEESLGAMSPFEVKNLLVKMAKKGDEGTTRTLLNAGRGNPNWITTLPREAFFLLGSFAMEEARRTMDEPDYDLAGMPAADGAAARFLAFLDEHDRERPAQFLKRAWDYLDAEGLAGDELVHEWTGGIVGDEYPMPDRILRYTQEIVNRYLVKALDDGHAPATPYDLFATEGGTAAMCYLFYSLKCNFLVKPGDRIALMTPIFTPYLNIPTLNDYDLDVTYIQANTIDADGLHTWQYPDSELEKLRDPSIKLLCLVNPSNPPSVALDDASRAKLVSLVKNERPDLIIISDDVYGTFVPHYRSLLDDLPYNTACVYSFSKYFGATGWRLAVIATAQKNVFDDLIAKLPDDKKRALANRYACLTDHIEKVKFTDRMVADSRLVALNGTAGLGTPQQVMMSLFALYCLLDDADVYRTKMQQLVQHRLGLLWKSLGWTLEPDPERAGYYSVIDLGIWATRLYGADFFTWLKKNYDSLDIVVRLAQDTGVVLMDGHGFDAPEWSVRVSLANLNADDYIAIGQRLSAMLADYAEVWKTEK; encoded by the coding sequence ATGAGCACTTCCACCCCTTCGACTTCCCACGGTGCCGGCACCGTCAGCACCGCTTTTCCTGCCAGCGGCTCGGCCAGCCCGGTTGCCACCGCTAATGCCGCCGACGCCGCCACCGACTCCCCCGCCGCCATCGAGGCCGGCATCAAGGCCAACGACGATCGCACCTTCGAGGAATCCCTCGGGGCCATGTCGCCCTTCGAGGTGAAAAACCTCCTGGTGAAGATGGCCAAGAAGGGCGATGAGGGCACCACGCGCACCCTGCTGAACGCCGGGCGCGGCAACCCGAACTGGATAACCACGCTGCCCCGCGAGGCCTTCTTCCTGCTGGGAAGTTTCGCCATGGAAGAAGCGCGCCGCACCATGGACGAGCCGGACTACGACCTGGCCGGCATGCCCGCCGCCGACGGGGCCGCCGCGCGCTTCCTCGCCTTCCTCGACGAGCACGACCGCGAGAGGCCGGCGCAGTTCCTCAAGCGCGCCTGGGACTACCTGGATGCCGAGGGCCTGGCCGGCGACGAGCTCGTGCACGAGTGGACCGGCGGCATCGTCGGAGACGAGTACCCCATGCCCGACCGCATCCTGCGCTACACCCAAGAGATCGTCAACCGTTACCTGGTGAAGGCCCTGGACGACGGCCACGCGCCCGCGACCCCCTACGACCTGTTCGCCACCGAGGGCGGCACGGCGGCCATGTGCTACCTGTTCTACAGCCTGAAGTGCAACTTCCTCGTGAAGCCCGGCGACCGCATCGCGCTTATGACCCCCATCTTCACGCCGTACCTAAACATCCCCACGCTGAACGATTACGATCTGGACGTCACCTATATCCAGGCGAACACCATCGATGCGGATGGGCTGCACACTTGGCAGTACCCCGACAGCGAGCTGGAGAAACTACGCGACCCGTCCATTAAGCTGTTGTGTCTCGTGAACCCGTCCAACCCGCCGTCGGTGGCCTTGGACGATGCCTCGCGGGCCAAGCTCGTCAGCCTCGTGAAGAACGAGCGGCCCGACCTCATCATCATCAGCGACGACGTCTACGGCACCTTCGTCCCCCACTATCGGTCGCTTCTGGACGATCTGCCCTACAACACCGCCTGCGTGTACTCGTTCTCGAAGTACTTCGGAGCCACCGGCTGGCGGCTGGCCGTCATTGCCACGGCGCAGAAAAACGTGTTCGACGACCTCATCGCGAAGCTGCCCGACGACAAGAAGCGGGCGCTCGCGAACCGTTATGCGTGCCTCACCGACCATATCGAGAAGGTGAAGTTCACCGACCGCATGGTGGCCGACTCGCGACTGGTGGCCTTAAACGGCACGGCGGGGCTCGGCACACCCCAGCAGGTGATGATGTCGCTGTTCGCGCTGTACTGCCTGCTGGACGATGCCGACGTGTACCGCACGAAGATGCAGCAGCTCGTGCAGCACCGTCTAGGCCTTCTATGGAAGAGCCTCGGCTGGACGCTGGAGCCCGACCCCGAGCGCGCCGGCTACTACTCGGTGATCGACCTGGGAATCTGGGCCACGCGCCTGTACGGTGCCGACTTCTTCACGTGGCTGAAGAAGAACTACGACTCGCTGGACATCGTAGTGCGACTCGCCCAGGACACCGGCGTCGTGCTCATGGACGGCCACGGCTTCGACGCCCCGGAATGGTCGGTGCGCGTATCGCTGGCGAACCTGAACGCCGACGACTACATCGCCATCGGCCAGCGCCTCTCGGCCATGCTGGCCGACTACGCCGAGGTATGGAAGACGGAGAAGTAG
- the arcC gene encoding carbamate kinase has protein sequence MLQSELDGKRVVVALGGNALGDAPGEQLKLLEGASKNLARMVKEGINVVVTHGNGPQVGIIDEAFEVASKDKDAQVPPMPLSDCNAMSQGYIGAQLSCALRNEFHRQDIMREVANVPTHVVVDADDPAFKDYEKPIGAFMTESEARAFAKATGYQVREDSGRGWRRVVPSPVPQDIVELETVRDLMEDGCVVIAAGGGGIPVTVRDGVHTAVDAIVDKDLTSAILAWRVRADILVILTAVEKVYLDFGKPTQKALDAMTVSEARAYMEQGQFAPGSMLPKVQACVKFVEAHPGGRAVITSLDHAAAGLRGETGTLIVADEK, from the coding sequence ATGCTGCAGAGCGAACTGGACGGCAAGCGCGTGGTGGTGGCCCTCGGCGGCAATGCCCTGGGGGATGCGCCGGGCGAGCAGCTGAAGCTGTTGGAGGGCGCATCGAAGAATCTCGCCCGCATGGTGAAAGAGGGCATCAACGTTGTGGTGACTCACGGCAACGGCCCGCAGGTCGGCATCATCGACGAGGCGTTCGAAGTGGCGTCGAAGGACAAGGACGCCCAGGTGCCGCCTATGCCGCTTTCCGATTGCAACGCCATGAGCCAGGGATACATCGGCGCTCAGCTCTCCTGCGCGCTGCGCAACGAGTTTCACCGGCAGGACATCATGCGCGAGGTGGCCAACGTGCCGACCCATGTGGTGGTCGACGCCGATGACCCCGCCTTCAAGGATTACGAGAAGCCCATCGGCGCCTTCATGACCGAATCCGAGGCCCGCGCCTTCGCGAAGGCCACGGGATACCAGGTGCGCGAGGACTCCGGCCGCGGCTGGCGGCGCGTGGTGCCGAGCCCCGTGCCCCAGGATATCGTGGAGCTGGAAACCGTCCGCGACCTTATGGAAGACGGCTGCGTGGTGATCGCGGCTGGGGGCGGCGGCATCCCCGTTACGGTGCGCGACGGGGTGCATACCGCCGTGGACGCCATTGTGGACAAGGACCTCACGAGTGCGATTCTCGCCTGGCGCGTGCGGGCCGACATCCTCGTCATTCTGACGGCGGTGGAGAAGGTCTACCTCGATTTCGGGAAGCCGACGCAGAAGGCCCTCGACGCCATGACCGTCTCCGAGGCCCGCGCCTATATGGAGCAGGGGCAGTTTGCGCCCGGCTCCATGCTGCCGAAGGTGCAGGCCTGCGTGAAGTTCGTCGAGGCGCACCCGGGCGGCCGCGCCGTCATCACCTCGCTCGACCACGCCGCCGCCGGCCTGCGCGGCGAAACCGGCACGCTTATCGTGGCTGACGAGAAGTAG
- a CDS encoding GyrI-like domain-containing protein, with amino-acid sequence MAFDFKKEYKEFYLPKRTPELVSVPPMTFVAVRGEGDPNVEGGAYKEAVGVLYAIAYTIKMSKMGDRRIDGYYDFVVPPLEGFWWQPGVEGVDFAHKATFHWIAAIRLPDFVTPEEFSWAKEEAARKKGLDTTAAELLTIEEGLCAQIMHLGPYDDEPATVALLDAFIAEQGLENDMSDTEAGRHHHEIYLSDPRRTAPEKLKTVLRHPVRPRG; translated from the coding sequence GTGGCGTTCGATTTCAAGAAGGAATACAAGGAGTTCTACCTGCCGAAACGCACGCCGGAACTGGTGAGCGTGCCGCCGATGACCTTTGTGGCCGTGCGCGGCGAGGGCGATCCCAACGTGGAGGGCGGCGCCTACAAGGAGGCTGTCGGCGTGCTGTACGCCATCGCCTACACTATCAAGATGTCGAAGATGGGCGATCGCCGCATCGACGGCTACTACGATTTCGTGGTGCCCCCGTTGGAGGGCTTCTGGTGGCAGCCGGGCGTGGAAGGCGTCGACTTCGCGCATAAGGCGACGTTTCACTGGATTGCCGCCATCCGCCTGCCCGACTTCGTGACGCCCGAGGAGTTCTCGTGGGCGAAGGAGGAGGCGGCCCGCAAAAAGGGGCTGGACACAACGGCCGCCGAGCTGCTGACCATCGAAGAAGGCCTGTGCGCCCAGATCATGCACCTGGGCCCCTACGACGACGAACCGGCCACGGTGGCGCTGCTGGACGCGTTCATCGCCGAGCAGGGGCTCGAGAACGATATGTCGGACACGGAGGCGGGGCGCCACCACCACGAGATCTATCTGTCAGATCCGCGCCGCACCGCGCCCGAGAAGCTGAAGACGGTTCTGCGGCATCCGGTGCGGCCGCGAGGCTAG
- a CDS encoding GNAT family N-acetyltransferase, whose protein sequence is MELVAKRFNELSLDEYHELLKLRCAVFLVEQQSPYQEVDDADKEAIHLYFRNDEGALAAYARVLPAGVTHPTASIGRVIAVERGCGAGRRIMEEAIRVAQEELDADVITIEAQVQARGFYEKLGFVQTSDEFDDGGVMHIEMRLMR, encoded by the coding sequence ATGGAATTGGTGGCGAAACGTTTCAACGAATTGAGCCTGGACGAGTACCACGAGCTTTTGAAGCTGCGTTGCGCGGTGTTTCTCGTGGAGCAACAGAGTCCCTACCAGGAGGTGGACGATGCCGACAAGGAGGCCATCCACCTGTACTTCCGCAACGATGAGGGGGCGCTTGCCGCCTACGCGCGGGTGCTGCCGGCCGGCGTCACGCACCCGACGGCCTCCATCGGGCGCGTCATCGCCGTGGAGCGCGGGTGCGGCGCGGGGCGGCGCATCATGGAGGAGGCCATCCGCGTGGCCCAGGAGGAGCTGGACGCCGACGTCATCACCATCGAGGCCCAGGTGCAGGCACGCGGGTTCTACGAGAAGCTCGGCTTCGTGCAGACCTCCGACGAGTTCGACGACGGCGGCGTCATGCACATCGAGATGAGGCTCATGCGTTAG
- a CDS encoding helix-turn-helix transcriptional regulator yields MNEEKNLRMRDARTRLGLSQTDLAERVGATRQTIGLIEAGRYNPSLKLCTAICKTLGVTLNDLFWDEDAAS; encoded by the coding sequence GTGAACGAAGAGAAAAACCTGCGGATGAGGGACGCCCGCACGCGGCTCGGCCTTTCCCAGACTGACCTGGCCGAGCGCGTGGGCGCCACGCGGCAGACGATCGGACTTATCGAGGCGGGGCGCTACAACCCAAGCCTCAAGCTTTGCACGGCCATCTGCAAAACCCTGGGCGTCACCCTGAACGACCTGTTTTGGGACGAGGATGCCGCCTCGTAG